The Quercus robur chromosome 3, dhQueRobu3.1, whole genome shotgun sequence DNA segment gctccctttcaatttaaatattgcctctcataaaaaatttaatactgCCAAATTAATAGCAAATTGAAGAGAGTTTTTGTTACATCTTGtttaattgattattatttttggagtgttaatttttttagttatgatttattgtttgtttttatttttggatataagatatgaaaacttagtggaaattgtttaaatttgttattagataattttcagtaaaaaatattatttgttatatttatttgtattattgaaTAAAACAGTAATTTACTTGTTTATGATGTTACGGATTGGTTCAACTGATCAGgctagaaaatcaaaaatcacTCCTTTTGATTAAAGATGGCCAAGTCCCTTTTGTCATCACCCTATTTTGAAGCTCTAATTTTCTTAAACTATTCGGTGTCATAAAAAATGCCATTTcaccaagaaaaccaaaaaacattTTGAGTTTTAACTGAAAATTCAACTGTTTTATAATCGGAGTAAAAGTGATTCCATAccaaaaagtattaaaaatttctttcggatttgattattcaaagttcaaagtaggatttaaatatataactaaaataaagaaattaaacaaattagccaaatttacaatataaaaGACTGTAAAATGTGTTGTTCACTGCAGATATTATAAGACTCTGGTATGAGCGGTATAAAAAGTTGAAACACTAGCTTCTTTTGACAACCACATACAAAATATCCTATTTCTTTGGCAGATAGATTTCCTGCTCATGGCAGCATTATCTCTATCATTTACTACCTCTGTTCCATGCTCTAAGTTTCGTAGTTGTTCAACATCACAATTTGATAGCTTAAACAGTCAGATTCGCCGTCCAAGCGTGGTTACATTTACAACAGTGTGTGAATTGAAAGAGCCACCAGCTGAGGCAGGGCTGCCGGGAAGAAATTCAAAACTTGAAATAGGGTCACCTGTTATTGTCATTGAGGCTCCCAAAATGATAAAGACTTTTGCATCAGTTCCATGCCTAAGGGTGAATTCTGGTTTAGTCAAGCCTGGTGATGTGGGAAGGTACTCTTATATATATCTATCTCTTCAATGTGTGAATTGTTGGCTTTTTTTTGTGTTGTCTTGTGGGCTAGCATTGTGGTTCttagtttaagttttttaaaCATGAAGGTGAAAACTACATCAATGTGTGAATATGATGCACACTACATATTATTACATTCTTATTCAGGTAAGACTTTTGCAGGATTGTGTCAAGAAAGCCTAAAGATGTATGGGCAGTTCGTCTTACCATTGGTGCGTATCTCATAGACGGGAAATATTTCAAGCCCT contains these protein-coding regions:
- the LOC126718411 gene encoding protein CHLORORESPIRATORY REDUCTION 42, chloroplastic, yielding MAALSLSFTTSVPCSKFRSCSTSQFDSLNSQIRRPSVVTFTTVCELKEPPAEAGLPGRNSKLEIGSPVIVIEAPKMIKTFASVPCLRVNSGLVKPGDVGRIVSRKPKDVWAVRLTIGAYLIDGKYFKPLELDE